The following are from one region of the Vidua chalybeata isolate OUT-0048 chromosome 12, bVidCha1 merged haplotype, whole genome shotgun sequence genome:
- the OGN gene encoding mimecan, translated as METLQATFFLFVFVPLVNPAPPLQQESLQFYEYDTDVAMGSLTQQDYEMQSKDIRKDGTNVSLDTSLMLQRDDSQLDVPPTKDTNLPTCLLCVCLSGSVYCEEIDIEAVPPLPKETAYLYARFNKIKRIAASDFADITTLRRIDFSGNRIEEIEDGAFSKLLLLEELSLAENRLVKLPVLPPKLTTFNANQNRIKSRGIKANAFKKLTNLAYLYLGHNALESVPLNLPESLRILHLQYNNITTITDDTFCKSNNTRYIRTRMDEIRMEGNPIVLAKHVNAFSCLRMLPVGTYY; from the exons ATGGAGACTTTGCaggctactttttttttgtttgtgtttgtacCTTTGGTTAATCCAGCACCACCTCTACAGCAAGAATCACTCCAGTTTTATGAGTATGATACAGATGTTGCCATGGGAAGCCTCACCCAACAAGATTATGAAATGCAATCCAAGGATATaagaaag GATGGAACAAATGTTTCTCTTGACACTTCCCTAATGCTGCAAAGAGATGACAGCCAACTCGATGTCCCACCAACAAAGGACACAA ACCTGCCCACGTGtctgctgtgtgtgtgcctgAGCGGCTCCGTGTACTGCGAGGAGATCGACATCGAGGCCGTGCCCCCCCTGCCCAAGGAAACCGCTTACCTCTACGCTCGCTTCAACAAGATCAAAAGGATTGCAGCCTCAGACTTTGCTGACATTA CTACCTTAAGAAGAATTGATTTTAGTGGAAATAGGATAGAAGAAATAGAAGATGGAGCCTTTTCAAAGCTTCTGCTGTTGGAAGAACTTTCTCTTGCTGAAAATCGACTTGTAAAACTTCCTGTTCTACCTCCCAAACTAACAACATTTAATGCAAACCAAAATAGAATCAAGAGCAGAGGAATCAAAGCAAATGCTTTCAAG AAGCTCACAAATTTGGCCTACCTCTACTTAGGACACAACGCACTGGAATCTGTCCCCCTGAACTTACCGGAGAGTCTGCGCATTCTTCACCTTCAG TACAACAACATCACCACCATCACGGATGACACGTTCTGCAAGTCCAACAACACGCGCTACATCCGCACGCGGATGGACGAGATAAGGATGGAGGGCAACCCCATCGTCCTGGCCAAGCACGTCAACGCCTTCTCCTGCCTGAGGATGCTGCCCGTGGGAACGTACTACTAG